Genomic window (Grus americana isolate bGruAme1 chromosome 10, bGruAme1.mat, whole genome shotgun sequence):
TTTGATGTAGCAGTATGGTGTTAGAGCAGATAGTGAAACAGTATCTGTGcacagatgtaaaaaaaaaaaaaaggaggaaaagatcATAGGTATGTATCATCAGGTAATGAAGAGATGAAATagggatttttctctctttgtttactgcagcagctgcacagaagTGCAAGCATTCACTCAGCCTAtacatttcttgtatttcttgttGAAGTAAGAGGGTGTCCTGGCTCtggccagaaccaggacagagGATGTGGTTTGTATTTGGCCATGTGGAACATTAGATAGCCGCCTTTCTGGTGATGTGTTTGGCGAACTCCTACCCTGGAGCAGCATGTTTCCATTTTACAACTGCTCTTAGCTCTTGCTGGCCCGGTCTTCGTTTCCGCCCAGAGGTTTTGATCATTGAAGTCGATGAAAAGGCTGCTTTGGCTTGTAAGGACAGAGTCTGTGAACCTTACATTGCTTTTGCATGCTGGAGCAAAGCCAATTTCATTCAAAATTTCCCCCAAATGGGGTCTTGCCCTTATACAAACAACttcctgagaggaaaaaagatgttATTCCCCATTGGGCAGGTGGAACAAAACAGAATGCAAAGTCTGGccctttctgtgctgcaaatgAAGAGGCAGCATCTCTGGCAAGGGGACACCAGGGTGCAGTTACACGTTAAGTTTGCTCTGATTTGTCACCACTGCAGGAAATTGAGGTTGCCATCTCTGCAAGGCAGTTTCCCACCTCCTTAGTGGTGTCAGTTCAGCTGACTGTGAAACGAGCCCGGTTGAAAagccaaaacaattttttttttttttttttctcttttggaggGTTATTTTTAACCTGGTCATTCAGCTATCCCACTTAGAGCCGCCCAAGGAGCGATGGCAGCGCAGTGAGGGGGAAGTGAGCTGCAGCGGGTGGGAATGAATAGCCAGAGCAGAAACTCCTCCGGCGGGTTTCTCCTCCAAAGGACATGTACTGCACAACTGCAGCCTCAGCCTAATGGGTGACTCATCTGACAAGACCAAGAGGAATAATTAATTACCTGGAGGTTGTGTTCCTGTCATTCTAGTCTTAATGAAGTAGTCTATGTCTGACTCTACAACGCAGTTCTCCAAGCTTACCCGAACCTCTTCATACAGCTACAAAAGAGAATCcaagaatttaatttaatttttaacattccACATTGAATTAACAATTAATACTTTTCCCCTTAAGAGACACTTTATACTTGATACATGTCTGATCTGAATGGATCATTGGCGTGTCTCCTGTACGAACATTCTTGTAAACACAATTGTTTATTTGTGCTTTGGATATTCTTTTAAGAGAGGATAAAGGCAGTCCAGGACTTTTCAAtgtaataaagaaattaatagcAGGAAGGAAACAACCATTCGAAGTCAAAACTAGTGTATTCTTTATGTCTTTCAATTCTGAGACCATGACTGGATGCCTTCCTGAAAGTTGTGCTTGAGCCCAAATGTATTTGGTTGAGCATTCTGGTAGCTGGAAGCATTCCCCAACAAACTGAGGAGAGGGGACATGTAAGCATCACCAAGTTTGACACAGACAGTCTACATCCAGGCATATATCTGGTTTACATCTTGAGGGAACAAGCTAGATTGAGaatcctcccccctccctgaaCATGCacaacagctgctttgctggagaCAGTCAGCACGCGCAGAGAAGGGAAGCTAGTGCTGTATGGTTAGATCACTCTTGctactcctcttcctcctctgcccatGAAGCTACTTGGCAGGTGCCCCTACCTCATCATCCTTCACACACTGCATGGAGAGCTGGTTGCAGTGAACCCACAGCGAGTTGCGGAGGATGGTGATGCGGTCGCACTCCTGAAGCTGGAAGACCTAAAGCCAAAGAGGAGATATGACGTAGTATCATGGTAGTTAGTTATTTGCATTGCAGGCAGCGACGGGGCTGGGGCTCCTCTGGGTCGAGTTCGTATGTCTGCAAACCATTCCGAAGGATCTGTTTTAAAGGATGTCTTATCAGCTACTGAATTAATTGATTGCACCAAATTAAAGTTATGTtttataagcaaaaataaagcagggGAAAGGAATCGGTATCAGGATTTGACTGCCACCTCTACTGCCAAGGATTTCAGAGTCAGGGTCCTGCCGGCCCATCACACTGAAATCTTGATGTTTAACAGATCAGTAGGGTACTGGCATGAAAGGGTTTTGTTTATGTTAGAGGTAAAGCCAAAAATATCCATCTCTGACTTCTAAAATCTCTTTCCAaacttttctcttctgaaaatatttgaggcTCTCTGGAGTGGCCTCTGTTCATTTCTAAGGTTATTTTCATAATAAAGAGAAggcacttttctttcttcagagtTTACTCCCTTCATCTGTCTGATTTTCTCATGTTGTTGCACAGCTTGGGAAGaatgaagggggaaaagagaggagaagtGTGAACTGAGTTGGGGAAGAGGCAGATaaactctttctttaaaaactttaagaaaaaacccaaaacaccctgATCTCTAAGTTGTTCTGTTAAAAGTAGAACATcaatttttggttttctgttagGTGTGAAAAGCTCAGATGCTTCCAGCCATCTGTTTCTATCTCTATTTGCTAGTAATTATGTCCAAAACACCACAAATGTATACAATATTCAGCAGAACATTCAGTTGGGTACGCTGCCTGCCATCTAATATCTTACcatctaaaaaaagaaaaacagaaaagaaaaaaagagtctgTCAAGGGAGTCAGCTGGCATGGGGACCAgtttctgagagaaaaagcttttaaagagaaCCTAAAGGGTGGGGGATGAGTATTTCAATATCCATTCCAAACAAAAagcctgtggctgcagcctaGCGCCTCTGGGGCTGCTGAAATAGCACAGGAGCCGACTGGGAGCTTTCCAGGTAAATGGTGTCCTGTTGGGAAATGCGGCTCATCAGAGGGACATGTAGTGACTCTGGACTTGTCAAGCCCTTTGcaaagtacagctgggcgtTGTGTCGGACACATCCCTCGTGCCCCCTCAGCTTGTGCGACAGACTGCTAGTGAACCTGGGCATCTCATGCCAAGGAATATGACACAGCCTTCATGACGAAGGTTGTCCCAATGCTGCCACGTGCTAGCCAAGATTTTTGGGCTATGGATGTCCAGCGCTCAGCTAGAGACCTAAGTGACCTCAGCACTTCCAGATTCCCTGCTGTGCAGCCAGAAGTTTGGGATCTTAAGCTGCTTTTGTACTAATTACTAGttttaaatgcctttaaaaatgcCTCAGTTCTTCTATCTACGAGCACTTTTAAAAGAAGGTGTTAAAGATGCCCTTCCTTTATGAATGGTTGGTTGAATTAAGCAGTAGGCAGGCCACAAGGTCTATGGGCTATTCACATTTTAGCCGTGTGGGAGAAATGAAGTGTTTTAGGTTGCGGAATGTTTCACTTGTTTGCTGGctttttaagaaggggaaaaatgtgcATCTTGGGAAAATTAAGTCACAATTTCTATGGAAAGTCTGCTGTGCTAGCCATGGGGCTTTCCAATCCTCCCAGATAGGGAATACTTAAGAGGAAGCAGAGAACTGGAAAGTTATGCTcctggcattttattttatgtggaAGTAATGCCTGCAACAAGTAAACAGCAAAATCATACTTTAGCAGATGGGCAAATGTATTTGAAGGATTAATATGACCAAATGTGTGGCTGATTTGGATGTCAACCAGTTCCTGTAAATTGTTGTGCAAAACTTACTAACCAAGTGCAAATCTCCTTGTCCATCCTCAGCATAATGGAAGTAGAGACTTTTCCATCACCACCTTTTTTAGCTTAGCCAgaaaattttagttttaatcTCCATTGAACttgtgagattaaaaaaaaacaaaccaaaacaaaaccaaaaaaaaaccccaaaaccaaaaaccccaccaaacacaaaaacctcTCCTGCATTAGAACAAGAAGCCATTCTGGAAGCCTCCTGCAAAACATAATCTAAAGGGAATCttctgtttgttcatttttaatggaTTAATTGAATTCTTCTTGGTTCAATattgaaattcattttttaaactgaaaatgaattttcacGTCtacatttctcttcattttctactgaaattacattttgtcACAAAGCAATTATTTGAGAAACAATCTTATCTTGGCTGTGATAGAAGATCATCCCTAAAGCTAGTGTATTCTTATGTTAAGCTGTAGGTGAAAACTGGCAACAAATGCTTGCAAATAGATGGTAACAGTTCATATATTGCTCCACTTCTCGCACCTCTGCACTTATTCCCCTCCTTTACATTTACAGACGTATGCTGAACAAGAGTGTAAGCAAGTGAGACAGCTGGCAGCTATGTCTAAATCAACTCTagtttttgcagtatttttgcaAAGACATCTACTGAGACTCCGcataaagcaaacagcaaaacccTTAGGATAATATCTCAGGTTTTAGACTGATATCTGCAAGTAGGATAAAATAAAGAGCGCACAAATATATTGCTGCAAAAGTCAATGTTTACCTCGCAGGTTTTGATATGTTCCTTTTCCCACTCTGTCCTGACCTTATCCAGCTGCTCAATGTTCTGTTTGTACACGTTCTCTGtaaacacagacacacataaTAGAAACCCaacagttaggaaaaaaatgatccagtctttgtctttttcctccTATTAGGACTTTGCTGCGTGGTTCTTACACTTTAGGCCTGTGGTTTGCTAGAGTATTACAAGAATATGTGAGCTTGAAACTGGTGGGCCGCAAaggtatttggggtttttttctttgcaattttatACTAGAGCAACGATTCTCTCTGCATGGTTTGCAGATCACCTATAAATCTTACAGTAGGGATAATGCAAATCGGAGAGGAAGAGCCTGGACCATGCTCATGGGCACTGAGCATCCTTAGGCTCTTTACAGCCAGGTAAGCCATGGAATTTAGTGTCAACTTTTACGTGAGCAGCGAGGAACAAGTCTGAACTCATGAACCAGCTCAGGTGTCTTCTGGCCTGTCCTTCTGGACATGTACTGTGTTTCTGGCTGGAGAATGCTACCGTGCTCATGTACCCCCAGAACCTGGGGTCAGTGTATCTGGTTAAGGCTGGCTAGGGGCAATGTGAGTGCCATTCTTTTGGGCTTTCAAAGTTGCTTCAAGaagagcttttctttcctgggtGAAGTCCCTGAAGGAGGTCTTCTATAAATTCTTTAATGAAAGCAGGAGACTTGCATTTCcacaaagaaaagtaaatgtaaatGACGTTCTTTAGAAGcttcttcattaatttttggGTAGGCGACTTTGGGAAACCTGACTTCAAACAGAGCCAGCCTGGGTGATTTGGATGATACTCTATCAAAATCAGTGTGCTGGTAGATGTTTGCTGAGAAAAATCTTAGTTCAGTTGCAAATAGAGCATCACCTGCTTCATTTGCGGCATCTCTGCATTGCTTGGCTTTGTTCTGActctgaaacaggaaaagaaacaccccaaattaatttctgatcaTATCTTTTGCTTCTGCCATAGTTTTttttgctgcctgctccctttCCCCTTCTAGGGGAAAGGCTCAAACTTGCAAACACTTCTTGGCTGTCCCACCTTTATGCATGGTTCAGTTGAACGTGTGTGCTATGGAGAAGAAGGGACCAGAATTTCAGCACTGCAGGCATAGGTCCACTGATTTCAAGGGAAATCTGGcaatttaattcaaaataaattcaggCATCCCTGCCGTAGAAGCTCAGTGCTAGCATGATCCGGCCTGAAGCTTGTCTGCCGTTTTTTCCCAAGTGTTTGATGTGCTTTTCTAATAGATATCTATAAGCAGTAATAAATGGCAGTTAAAATTGTTCATCTTCCAAGCTCCTCATGTAATACATagcctttaaaatactttgcaaatGCCAGATTATTTCCCATAACAACACAGAAgcctaaaagcaaaattcactCTAAGTAcaacttctctttttaaaaatctgcagctTTTAACAAACGAAAATACAGCTATTATTGACAGGTCTGCTCTCCCAGGTCTTTCTGCACAGATGGTGATGACAGTACATTAATGCACAGCTCTAGACATCAGTGTAACACATTCTTCTATTCTGCCCTTCAAGACAAGGCTCAGGTAGGGGTTCTTATGACCGTATTCCTCATCACAGCTGGTTGGAAAATGTGTAGTAAGCTGGGAACATAAGCTTCATTCTTATTTGCTACCTGGCCCAAACTGTTTGTGAGTGTTGCGCAGAATTAAACAGCTGACATGTTTCTTGTGAGACGCCTGTGCGCGTTTCAAATGTGCTGCTGTGTGTGTGGAAGCAATGGCAATGAAGCACCCCAGGATCCTTCTGCGTGAAAGGGGCTGGGTCAGATTCTGATGCCATTGAAGTTGCTAAGGGTTCTGGCGTAATTTCGGTAGGGCCAGGATTTCATCCCCTGTTTACAGCTAAGCTGGAGGGTTTGGCTCATGAAAGATTAGCaaatgctggaaataaaatgtaaagttCTGATGCTGTTTTTAGAGTCGCCATCCCCCTGCTCCTTGAGATGATTTTTGATCCTTTTTGCTTACACTGCACTGATTTTTATCGAGCCAAAGGGAGTTcgtttattttgttttctccatctgtTCTGCTGTAAAATGTTCCCATTAAAAGTTAGTGAATTGTCAGCTACAAGTATCAAGACGATGCAATGAAGGACTGCAGTGCCTTAATTTccaatgatttatttttgagTTTGTAAATTTAGTTGAAATTAAACTAATGATgaggaaaaatatgcattttaatgtAAGGTACTATGCCTACTAAATGTAAGTGACCAAAAGGCAAAACTAACTGCATGACATACTTCTgacttgtgtctttttttttttttttttaaatgaataattttggagaaaaatctCATTCGGTTTCCCTTCAGGATTCATATAGCAGTTAGATCATAGCCTGGGATAAATTAATTAGATGACTCCCAGCCTTTTTAAAAACCCTTGGCCTATCGCAGAACAAGATCAGGGTTACCAATGGAGGCTGTGAAGGAAGACCTCCTTGGGAAGgtactttgttttaattttgattctAAGGGGTTAATTAGAAGGGAAAGCAGTCCCTGGCATCCCGCAGAATGGGTTGTTCAACTGTATTCTCTTGTAccttgaacaagaaaaaaacacgGTTTTAGCTCTAAATAGCACTGTCATCTAAGgtaccttttctgtttgcttctggTTGCCTGAAGCACTTGTCCGCTCAAAGGACAGCTCAGCCTCATCCGCCTCCTTGCATTTCTGTTCGTAGGTCTTCTTTGACTGTAttgaaatgaaatcaaatgtgagggtttgggttagggAACAGAGCTGGATGATCTGCAGCTCGATGTTCTAGGCATTGTCTCTTTTGCAGCCTGGGGGAGCAAATGGGTGCCAAAATTGGGGTAGGGGCTGGCAGCATAAATCGGGCCCTCTTCTTGCAACTCTGAAATTGTTTGCTTTGTACAGTTGCAGCCAGGTCCCCGCAGGGGTGGTCACAAACACACAGGCAGCGCTAGCACCATCAATGCATCAGGCATCTCTCCAAGCTACGGTCTAGAGACAAAATTAGGAGCCCACATTCCCAGGGTGCCAGTGGGGATGGGTTGTCATTTCCACAGCGCGACTTGAAGCATCAGGTGGCTGCAGTCACAATGTTGTCTTACCCCTTGCTCAAAGCTGAGGCAGAGCCAGCACTGCATAGGTAACAGTCTCAGTGTAGTCctcagaagcaaaagaaatccTTATTTGCACCAAAAGACTACCCTTAGAGATTCATTTAGAACCAccatgtttaaataaaaattgctggTACAGTTCCAGCTGTAGCAGTGATGGGTCTGCAACTACTTTTCTTTAGAGGGAATTGCCCATTGGAAACCAaagccagctgcctgcaggtaCTGTACCTGCAAGCTTTCCAGTTGGAGAGGTTTCCTCCTGTTTACAAGATTCCTTCACcgtttttaaaattgtatttacacagagtgaaaaattacatttgctcCTGGAAGTATCTTTGCCTAGAAAGAATGAAATTCTGTTTGACCTGGGGCATTGTTCATCCACATTAATTTTCTGAGTATTTGTTTTGGAGACTCTTCAGTGACTGTGGCAGGGACGATTAGCTTCCTCCTAAGATTAGCTTCCTCCTCGTAGGAGGAATCTCTCACACACATGCTCTTGCACTCTTATACACTCACGCAttcttcacttttctttaaatataggTACATGTAATACAGATTTCACCCTGTCTCAACCTGGAGCCAGTTTGCATCAAAAAACCTGCACAAAACCCCCTTGCTTACCTCCATTGTTTTCTTATAATGAGACAACTTGCTCTTTTGCATGCGCTCCATTGCAGACTCGTACTGTAAGAAACACACAGAAGTAAGCGTTTCTTGCTTTGgacttcacacacacaccccacacacccctTTTTTTAGGGACAGGATGAGGCAAGCCATTGTGAGAGCCTTTGTATGAGCCACATGCCTGTGGGGAAAATGACTTCACTCTGCTTTTATAAATGACAGGTTTCTAAGTGACACAGAGCATCAAAATGCcagctaaaaaaataatccaagatAATTCTGCTTCAGTGGTTTCCAATAATAGCAGAGAGGATACAgatcttaattttcttcctcctttttttttttttttcctccttaaggAGATTAAATAGCATAACACCCAGTCACAGTGCCcatcagctctgccagcagagtTCCTTTGCTGGTTCAAGAGCATGATCCCACATCTTTGCAGACCAAACCACTGTCTCACCCATGTGAGCAAGGGTAgttgtttgtgtttaaaatggaCAGTTCCTGTGTAATTTATATTCCATTGCTTCTGGCAAATTTATGCTCAATGTGATTTGATTTCCATATCATCATCTGGTCAGCATTGGAAGGACTGCTGAATTCTCTTTTATGGCTTTAGTTGTGATATGCTCGGCCTTATGTGACAGTGAGATATGCTGTTACTTGGCAGGGTATGGGTTTCTTCAGTGGGACTTCTGGTCCTTTCTATTCTGCTCAAGCAAAACTCTCTCCGTGGTTACCCAGAGACTTGCTTCACACTGGGCTAAATAGCACAGTCCTGAGAGCAGCTACAGTGAAACACAGATCACAGCATTTTGGGAATTTACCAAAAATGCTGACACCATCTAGCATGTCTAATGTTGACTTCCTTACAGCTGGACGGAGAAAAAAGCTTGCCTAAGACTCCAAAgcagttttaccttttttttttttttttttcttccccaggccCCTCTAACTGTTTCCAGTTGAGTTATAGGCTTATTATTTTCAACAGGAGAGAGCGCCTCTCTCTTTGCAAATCCTAGTGGCAAAGTGGTGAGAGGGATACAAGTGCTGATGAACTGGGTGCACACTGTCTGTCTTTATATGCCTTATTTGCTTCATCAGATCACTGTGGACCTCAAATCTCAGTAGCAGCACTGGTTTTACCCACTCTCATACTTGGAGTTCTCTACTGTACCGAGTTCCTACGTGTCAGGGTTGTAGGCACAAGATTTTTGTGGCATTGGATACTGGACatacacattttcatttgtttaaaatcagcaaagatctggatattttattttactcctCTGTCAATCAGTGCTTTCAGTGTTAAGTGACAGTCCCGTCTTCATCTTCAACCCCACGGAACCAGAAAAGTTATAAGTGACCACTGTTGTCTACTGAGAGCAACTTTTTCAAGGGACTTGGAGCTTGATAAGTCCATAGGGGATGAAGTGGCCTTAAATATACTCAAATTTTTATTATACAACATCAACTAGATGCTATTTATTCCATGTATTTGTCATTCAGCATATATTGGTGTTGCATTCAGCACGatattcatttgcttttatgtttttaaatgtttgcattatCCCTTTATTTTAGTGTATGTTAGAGATCATGCAGGATCATACCAAAGAAACCCAGTTAGCAAGGgtataaaaaagagaaaaggaaggattaCATTCTTAGAGGAATAATAATAGTATCTGCAGTTACACTGGAGAGAGTAAAAGTAACTAAAGCCTCTGTCTCCCGAGTTCAGAGCACTGCTTTATTCTGGGATCAGAAAGAGGTTTTCTCCCACAGCCTAGTATATGGAGTGAACAGGGCACACTGGGCATGTTTTATCATCTTTTGCTGCATTCACAGCCTGTGGCTGCAGACAGGTCATCAGCTTGGACCATTGACCCAATCTGTTTCAACACTTCACTAGTTCctcaccttttttctttgctccttcTGTCTTTCTCGGAACTCCTCTATTCCTTTCAGTTCATCCTTCAGCATTACTGCCAGCTGGATATGAGAGTTTCCAACACTTTCGATTTCTAAAGCAAATCAGAATTCATATAGTCAGTGGGGAAAGGTCTTTAAATATCAAGTCACATTTTTCAGGAGATGTTTCTGGGATGTGGCTGCTGTATGACTTGGCATGAACAGGGCAGCCTCAGAAAAGGCCTCTCTATGTTGCTGCATGCACTGACATTGCTGAGGGTTCGCACAACCTGAATAGGGCTTATTGCAGGTCCTCTCACAGCGCCTGCAAATTGCATGGGCAAGACTCCTCGCTGCAGAATTGGAGCGCTCAGAGCAGCCTTGCAAGTGCAGAGCCAGCTACATTTCTTCAGGGCTCCATTTACTCCAGCCACCCCTCTTCCTTCTGGGGCTGGAGGTCAGATGTTGCagtgcagagggagggaaggagctcTGACCTCCATTGTCACCACCTGCATCTGCTTTCCCTCTGCTATGCTGCTGGATTGTCATTGCTCTTGGGAGCTGCTTGCCAGTTGCGCCCAGCCTTGCACAAATGTCATTAGACGAGGTTGCAAGCTGAGAATTCCAAGGGTCAGCAAAGATGGATTGAATTTCAGAGCACCTGGCTGATGCCATTTGAAGTGGCTGGTAACTTCTCTGCATTTGTCAGCTTTGGTGCCTCTGAAATGGAACCCCatgttttccagaaatgttgAGCTGACCCACCCAGGCTCTAAAAATACCTTAATTCAGTATCTGCTTTTCAAAAGGGTGTTTTTATCTAAACAGCAGGTGCCCATAGGCAGGTACGCTGTCCTATTGGCTATGATGGTGTTGCATTTTCTACGTGTGAAAGGTTTTCATTCAGCCTTGGGCACATTTAGAAAGCATGCTGTTTTGATGTCAAGGGTTTGTAGAAGACGGAGCAGAGCTGACATTTTGTGACTTGATCCAAATAGAACTAACTTGAGGAACAAGCCGTTTTCTTTGCCACCAGAGAGTGGATTGAGTGCCCAGCCTTGGAGGACTCCCAGTGAGTGTCCTTTTCCTCCGCTCTCCAAACTACAGGCTGGGATAGAAAAGTTGGAAATAGAGGGGTGAAGAGGATGAAACATTGTGTGCCTGTCTTACCCAGGTCAGAAAGGAAGATGTAAATACTTACGTTGCTTGAGCCTCTCAAATGCTGCCTTCAGTGTGCTGTGAGGCAGAAACAAGTGCACTTTATTAGTATAGGCTTCTAAGGATGGGTCGTGAATCTAGAGAAAAACTTTCTCTCAGAATCTCAAAGATCCACATAGAGATAAAACTCTTTAATAGTCTTTTAATAGAAGTTGACCTTGCTAACAAGCACAATAGCATCAACCCGTTACCATCaggaaatgcaataaaatgctCCATGAAGCAAAGAATTGCACTACTCCTTATGTGCACCCTCTTTTTTAATCCCACTTTATTTGTGCCTGTGAATGTTAACAGACGTTTCTCTGTTCTTGCACCTTGCCAATGGTTACAAGTCAACTGAGTGAAataaagatgatcaaagggtTTTGGGTTTTAGAGCAC
Coding sequences:
- the PSTPIP1 gene encoding proline-serine-threonine phosphatase-interacting protein 1, whose translation is MTQLQFKDAFWCKEFTFHTGYEVLVQRLLDGRKMCKDVEDLLKQRAQAEERYGKELIQIARKAGGQTEINTLKAAFERLKQQIESVGNSHIQLAVMLKDELKGIEEFRERQKEQRKKYESAMERMQKSKLSHYKKTMESKKTYEQKCKEADEAELSFERTSASGNQKQTEKSQNKAKQCRDAANEAENVYKQNIEQLDKVRTEWEKEHIKTCEVFQLQECDRITILRNSLWVHCNQLSMQCVKDDELYEEVRVSLENCVVESDIDYFIKTRMTGTQPPAAIGYENYYSREPNRGNNSPTQSCGMMKRFSGLLHGSSKNNMESATPSAPPLEEKTDGVYASIFANERAGITSSQDYRVLYDYTAQNTDELDISEGDIVVVIEENEDGWWTAERNGQQGFVPGSYLKKL